A genomic region of Chitinimonas arctica contains the following coding sequences:
- a CDS encoding DUF433 domain-containing protein — MYMNRITSNPAVMMGKPVIDGTRITVENILDRLAAGESIEQVCEALPRVQLDDVRAALDFASGLDPYQRDGSRSWAQLAQYMNGKEIRL, encoded by the coding sequence ATGTATATGAATCGAATCACATCAAACCCTGCCGTGATGATGGGCAAACCCGTGATCGACGGCACACGTATCACCGTGGAAAACATCTTGGACCGTCTGGCAGCCGGCGAAAGTATCGAGCAGGTATGCGAAGCCTTGCCACGAGTCCAACTCGATGATGTGCGTGCTGCGCTGGACTTCGCCTCAGGGCTTGATCCATATCAGCGCGACGGTAGCCGAAGCTGGGCTCAATTGGCGCAGTATATGAACGGGAAGGAGATCCGACTATGA
- a CDS encoding LysE family translocator — translation MSDTTNLWLYFLMVFGVIILPGMDMAFVMGSSLTGGRRAGLAAVAGTVVGGVCHMIIAATGISVVLKLMPGALLAMLLIGGGYIGWIGWSLMRVSSLTGPTLANGGHTVSQSFFRALATCMLNPKAYIFMLAVFPQFIHAERGSIWAQAGVLSLITACTQIGVYGALALVAAQAQTALTERPRANAWMAKGVGLVLMVAAVLTLYSGLVGLV, via the coding sequence ATGAGCGACACGACCAATCTCTGGCTGTATTTCCTGATGGTCTTCGGCGTCATTATCCTGCCGGGCATGGATATGGCCTTTGTCATGGGCAGCAGCCTGACGGGCGGACGACGGGCGGGTCTGGCGGCGGTGGCCGGTACCGTGGTCGGCGGGGTATGCCATATGATCATTGCGGCGACCGGCATCAGCGTGGTGCTCAAGCTGATGCCGGGCGCCCTGCTCGCCATGCTCTTGATCGGCGGCGGCTATATCGGCTGGATAGGCTGGTCGCTAATGCGCGTCAGCAGTTTGACGGGACCGACGCTGGCCAACGGCGGCCATACCGTCTCGCAAAGCTTCTTTCGTGCGTTGGCAACATGCATGCTGAACCCGAAGGCCTATATCTTCATGCTGGCGGTCTTTCCCCAATTCATCCACGCGGAACGCGGTTCCATCTGGGCCCAGGCCGGCGTGCTGAGCCTGATTACGGCGTGCACGCAAATCGGCGTGTATGGCGCCTTGGCCCTGGTGGCGGCGCAGGCACAGACGGCGCTGACGGAACGTCCACGGGCGAATGCGTGGATGGCGAAGGGGGTGGGGTTGGTATTGATGGTGGCGGCGGTGTTGACGCTTTATAGCGGTTTGGTGGGGCTGGTTTGA